The DNA region CACGGCAGCCACACGGCCGCTGGTGGCTACGGCATGAGCGCGACTGGCGGACAGAGCCAGCAGAGCTCGTACGGCTATGGTAACCAGGGCTTCGGCGGCGGTTACTACGGCGGAAACTCTCAGCCCCGTGGTTGGGGTAACAACTACCACCACTAAATTGGAGGGTAGAGGGAGAAGCGTTATCTGAGTTAGCAgaggatgagatgatgaCCCTTTTTTCATGGTGTCCCATGTGTTATTACTGTCTTTGTTGCTGTCGTCGGGGCGTTTGAGATATTCAACGGGAAccgggtgggggggttggcaacgcaaaaaaaagagggaaTATTGATGTTTTTATGCCGGGGCTCccaggggggagggggttaaACTGCGGAAATATTCATGGccttttgtgttttttttttctctgcaTTCTTTCCGCTGAAGGGAAAGAGGGGGGGAGCACTCGAAGCAAAAAGCACACATCCACATTTTTCTCTAAAAAAAAGTCTCGTAGGCGAAATTGACGATGAGTTTGCCTTTTTATGTATCTCATGTCGAGGGCCTTGCggtattcttttttttttctttgccAATGTTTTCTTACCTCTGATtatcgttgttgttgttgttgttgttattgttatTGGTGTTgtagtagtggtggtggtatggGATTTTCTCTCTTACTCTTCTCTTCATATGACATGAGATGAAATGACAAGAAAACCAAAGGGCATGAGACTGGGCGGGCGGGCAGGTAATGAGTGCATTTGGGcgcttttgctttttgggggtgggtggtggtgggtggaaaggggggtcATCAAAAATTGATTATTGTTGCCATGCTTGCTGTTTGTCTGTGCGTGTGTACTGCTGATGCTTTGTGTGTGCTTGACGGACGGCCTCGAGTTTGGCATGTTTTGATGTTTGTCCTGGGACTGTGAATGTTGTCTGTTTCCCTGACAGGTATAACAGATAGGTAGGAAGGGAACAAAAGGCCACAAGTCCTGACGACTACCTCTTTGATGCTTTTGAGCAACGCTTTTTTTCTCACGCCGGACTAGGTGCCCACCGAGGCCTTTCCACATGGATATGCACAGCAACACGGCTGTATCTCAACGGTCACACTCGTCAGACAACGTCAACCAACAAGAAAATCCTCTCAACTCTACCTAAGGtacctttttttcctttttttccctttctgGCCAGTTAGTACATGTGATGTCATGAATCCACGGTTCAAAGCCACGTTCCCAGCAGACAGGATAGGACACCCCTTTGTCAGTTTGGTGGCACCAGCCACAGGAAAATTCTCATAAAGGCCGAATGTTCTTGCTAGTGTTACATGTTACATGTCATAAGACGAAGATGACGTATCCCTCGCAACGCCATATTCAGAGCAACGAAAATAGGATAGACACTCGCGCCAAATGAAAAGAGGCCATCAAGTCCATGTATGTGTACCCCGGATCTTGTTAGAACCCGATCAGGGACAGCCTTGTCCCCCTCGCCTCATAAGGCTAGCTAAGGCCGGCCATCCGTCTCAGCCTCGCCACGAtatccctcccccatcctATCCCGCGCCTGTCCCTGACAGTCACATCAAAACATGGAACAACCCAGAATTTATTTTATGATCTGCATCATCATAATCATGTCATTTATCCCTACCAAAACAAGACTACCTTCTGGTTGTTGCATCTATAGTCAATCCCAGGCCCAATCGCCAACCATCCATTCACCCAATACCAAAAGTCTTCCCTCCCAATCAACCCCATTTTacaacctccccttcaccctctcctcaagTCAAAACCCACCATAAGCCTTAAAAGcccccaacagccccccAGTGCTGGAATCATGCCCTGACCCAGCCCCTTCCTCATCAATCTCCTTCAAAatcttcttcgccaacaCCTTACCCAGCTCCACACCCCACTGGTCAAAAGAGTTGATATCCCACACGGCACCCTCAGTAAAAGTGAGGTGCTCGTAGTAAACAATCAAGGCACCCAACTCAGCAGGGCCAatggcaccaccaacaaggaTGCTCGTGGTAGGGCGGTTACCCATAAACACCTTGTGAGgcaccagctcctcgggTACATTGCCCTCGGCTCTGACCTCCTCAGCCGTCTTGCCCACCATGAGAGCCTCAGCCTGGGCGAGGTAGTTGGACGCGAGCATCTTTTGGTGCAGGTTGTCCGACACGGGGTTGTGAGACTTGGCCGCGAGGATGAAGTCCGAGGGGATAAGCTTAGTACCCTGGTGGACGAGCTGGAAGAAGGAGTGCTGGGCGTTGGTGCAGGGCTCGCCAAAGAGGATAGGGCCGGTGGTGTACTTGGCCGGGGAGCCGTCAGAGGTGATGGTCTTGCCGTTGGACTCCATCGAGAGCTGCTGGAGGTAGGCGGGGAAGCGGTGGAGGTACTGATCAAAGGGGGCGACGAGGTGGGTTTGGGCGCCGTAGAAGTTGGAGTACCACACGCTCAGGAGACCACCAATGGCCGGGATGTTCTCCCTGAGGGGAGCCTGCTGGAAGTGCTGGTCCATGGCATGGGCACCAGCCAGGAACTTGTGGAAGTTGTCGAAGCCGACGTAGAGGGCAACACTGAGACCAATGGCGCTCCAGACAGAGTAGCGGCCACCGACCCAGCTCTCGAAGCCGAACATGTTGGCGGCATCAATACCGAACTTGGTCACCTCGGACTCGTTGGTGGAGAGAGCAACGAAGTGCTTGGCGATATCACCCTTGCCGCCGGTCTTCTCAAGGAACCATGACTTGGCCGTGTTGGCATTTGTTGTGGTCTCGGCGGTTGTGAAGGTCTTGGAagcgatgaggaagagggtcgTTTCGGGGTCGGAGTTGGCAAGAGCCTCGGCGATGTGGGTGCCGTCGATGTTGGACACAAAGTGAAGGGTCATGTCCTTGGCGCCATAGTGCTTGAGCGCCTCAGTAACCATCACCGGGCCGCTGTCATCCAGCGTTAGTCAAGTTCGGGGCTGGGAACCCCTGACCTTGTAGACCGGATGAAAAAGGGGTCATTCTTACAGATCGGAACCGCCAATACCAACATTGATGATGGTTGTGAGCTTCTTGCCGGTGTAACCCTTCCACTCGCCGCTGCGGACTTGCTCGGAGAAGACGCGCATGTGCTCGAGAACATCGTTGACACCACCCTTGGTGTTCATGACGTCGACACCATCCACCTTCATGGTCTGGTTGCTGACGTTGCGCAGGGCAGCGTGGTAGACGGCACGGCCCTCGGTGAAGTTGATCTTCCCGCCAGCGAACATGGCATCGCGCTTCTTCTCGACGccagcctcctcggcgagCTTCACAAGCTTGTCAAGGGTCTCCTCTGTGATGAGGTTCTTGCTGAAGTCGAAGATGATGTCGGTGCCATTGCTTCCGCTCGAGATgtcggcggggagggtgatcTTGCGGGTGAACTTGTCGAATCTCTTGGGATCGTTCTTGAAGGCGTCCTTGAGGACGATGTTCTTCCCAACACTTTCGTGGTGGGAGTGGAGGTCAGACCAggccgagagggaggaagcGGGCGCCATCTTGGTACAAATTATAGGAGGACGGGGGTTATTCGGTATTCGTGGGTAGTTGTTACAGGAAAGAGAATGGCGAACAGGAACGAAACTATGTAGTAGTCAAGTATTAATGGGCAAGCTTCGAGGATAGGTAGTGGGAAGTGTCAAGCTCTTGGGCCAGGCACAGGCGCATCAAGGTGGGGTGATTATATGTAAGTTCCGAGAGACGAGCTTGATGTGCCCCGCATGTAGACGGGAAACCCAGAGCTTGGCTGGCAGTGAGTCCGGCACAGCAGGAAGGTGACACGGTTGGTTTCAGGTACCCGATATATATAAACAAAAAGAGGCGCTTACCAGAAGCTTAGGGTATCTGCAGAATTGCACAGCAAACACAAAGTGGGAGAGAAACAAGAACGGGTGGTAGAGAGGTGAGGGAATAAGAAGGTTACTATCTATCACGACGGACGAAGCTTTGTTGCTCAGTCAGAACGATCAAGACCGAGACGACGCGGGGCACGGTGCACGTCACCACCCCACTCCGCAGAATGTCCGCCTCGAAACCCATCGGTCGCTCGAGGAATCCACCGTCCATTTTACCCAATTCGCTGGCCCCGGGTGCTGAATAAGAGCCTCACGGGCTAAATAGAAGCTATGACATCCGTTCCCTGTCATTCCGCTACATACGCATGAAGAGCCTAACATTGTTTGCTTATTGGTTTGTGGGTTTCTGCTATCCTCGACTCGACTCGACTCGACCGGCCCCTTTTCAgccagcaaaaaaaaaaaaaaaaaaaaaaaaaaagaacaaaaataaagatataaaaaaaacaaagacaAGAACAAGTGCCATAATAAGCCTTCATGGTCATGCCCAACTCCAAAATGTAGTGACAAAAAACACAAGACACAACAACGCCTTTCCGAAGCACAGCTCCGCGGGCCTCTGCTGccccccacacacaccaGACGCACCACATCACCTCTGCGCACCAATCATCCCCCTTGGAGCCTATCCCAAACCCACGTGGTATTGGGCTGAGACAGTCATTTTCTCTGTATATCCCTATCCCCTCATCCCTATCAGCCGCTCTCCATCTGAAAATGAGCCGTTTTTTCCCCTCTAGTCATTTATCGGTCCTGGATGCTGCCGACAAAAGATGGATCCCTAACACTGCCACCAGCGTCGCCGAGACCGGCAATAGGACGGTTGTAACTGAAGCCAGTGAACTGGTTCTGCATCGTCTGGGAGAGAACAGGTCCCTCGACGTACGAATCTTGTGGCGGCTCCGAGGTGAATTCGGGGTCAAAGTTTGCCGTGTCCAGAGCATCAACCTACATGTGGTTAGTAATAGACAAGTACATCGTGGGACAGAAGCAAAACTTACCACGCTGGGCTTGAATGTGGGCTCATACTTGCGCTGAAGCAGCTTGCGCCAATCTATGGCATGGAAAAAGGGGTGAGCCTTGATCTCTGCAGAGCCATTCGCACCAAGACGCTGTTGGGGATCGCGGTTGAGGAGCTTAGTGAGCAGGTCCTTGGCGGCTGGCGGTACAACCTCCTGGCTGGGGAAGTGCAGAGGCTCGCTGAGGATCTTGCGGTACATCTCGTTGGTGTTCTCATCGTAGAAGGGAGGCAGACCCGTCAACATCTCGTACAAGAGAACACCGAGTGTCCACCAGTCGACTGTCTTGTTGTAGCCGTTACCCATCAACAATTCAGGCGCCAGATACTCGGGGGTGCCGCAGAACGTGTTGGTACGGTCTTCATCCTTCATGTCAAGCTTGCACAGGCCGAAGTCGCACAAGGCAATGTGACCTTGATAGTCGAGAAGAATATTCTCGGGCTTCAGGTCACGGTAAATGACGTTGAAGCCGTGCAGACACTCGAGAGCACACAAAAGCTCGGCGGTGTAGAATCGACTGCGGTTAACGTCGAATCGCTGCTCCTTTTGCAAGTGGTGGAAAAGCTCGCCGCCGTTGACAAAGGCCAAGACGAAGTAGAGCTTCTCGGGGCTCTGGAAGGTGAACTTGAGCGGAACGATAAAGGGATTGTTGATCTGGGCGAGCACCGATCTCTCGGCGAGAGTATGCGCCACTTCAGACCGAGAGATAATGTGGGCTTTCCGGATGGTCTTGAGGGCGTAAATCCGGTTTgtgtccttcttctttacCTGCATGACCTTGCCGAAGCTGCCCTTGCCCACCACCTTGAGGAGCTCAAAGTCTTCAATCTTGAGCTTTCCAGCTCTGTTCTCCACGTACTCGACGCCAATCTTGATCTTGCCGGTGCCATATTGCACGTCCACCCACTCCACACCAGTCTGTCCGAGCGTCTTTTCCCGGTTGGCGTGTTCGGCCGCGGCCTTTTCCCGGTCCTTCTTACTGGCCTTGGGATCCTCAACGTATGGTTGCTTCTCCTCGAATCTGGGGTTAATACGGGCCACACCGAGGAAAATATCCTGGCTGCGGCCGGATCCCGGTGGCGCATTGGGATTGCGGATATAAAGATGAATCACCAACTCTGTTACTCTAGAAACATCGAACTTGTATTGGGTGTTGGAGCCGGCCCAGAGAGGGTTCTCGGGTGTTCCTTCGACCGAGTTGACAAACACTTGCAACTTGTCGAAATCGATCAGGGCATAGGGCATGTACTTGGACGAGATACGACCGTGGTTAGTGGGGATGCCGGAGAAACCGCCCGAGGTCTGGGGCCTGCCCATGAAACCCGAGGTcctcgaggaagacgaggggCGGATCGAACTCGACATGTTGAGAGCATTTCCGGTCGACAGCGAGTTGCCGCCATGTGCTGGGTTGTTGAAGGAAGCGCGGTGCTGTTCGGGGAGGGAGAACCCTTGACCTTCGTGAAGGGTAACGACAAGAATACCGGGCTTGGGAGGGGCAACGACGGGAGCTTGCGTAAGGGCTTCCGAGGCCGCTAGACAAAAGGTCAGGTTAGGTTGGGCTCTGTTCACGAAAGGGCCAGGGAATAGTCATAGAAGAAACGCACCGATGGTGTTCTCATTTGTGGGTGTGACAGCACCAGAAATGTCCCCTTGGCTCTTGCTGTCCTTGTctgtgatggtggaggttgaaggTGACCTCGAGAAGGTGCTCGTGAGGGGTCCCAGATGGGTTTCCTTCAGCTCTAAGGGGTGACTTGTGTTAGCTGATCGAGAACAGAGACGAAGATGCGACGCAGAAGTGGCCCATCGTGGCCGAAGCCAGACGTGGAACTGAGTGGTCGCGGGAGTTGCGGTGGTGCTTGACATACTCTTGGTGAGTTTCCACGACATTTTGCAATCTGGTGAGGCCGTCGGCCTGTAGACGGGATATGGTAGGGAGGGTGTTGCTGCGACCGCAGGCGGGCGTCGGTCTGTCGAAAAGGGCTGCAGCTAAGGTAGGAGACTGAGGTTCTAGGTACGGGATAGGTACGGAAAGATACTGTCGACAAGCTTGCTTGCTCGATTCTTTTGTTGGGTGGGTTTGTGGTTTGTGGTTTGTGGTTTGGGTTGGATGCGGTGCGGTGCGGTGCGGCAAAGGTAAATCGTAAGGAGGAGAGCACCTTCTCTCCTTGCCGTCAGTGTTAGGGATTGTtagggatgaggatggggtgtCCAGTGCGCACGGCGCTGGTTCGAAACCAAGCAGTGTGGGTCGAGGGGCTAATTGTGCGCTGAGCGCTATTCCCCCATTCCCCACTGTTGACCACCCACTACACTTCCAGTTGATGCGTTGTAAGAGCTTTGTCGGAGACCGTGGACCCAATGGCgctcttgttttttttttttttttgtttttttttttacggATTCTCTTCACTGCATATGCCCAATGCGACGGTGCCAATTGTTCTGGAAATTTAGAGACTTTCTTTTGCTCAACTCAGAGAGGATTTGACAGCAGGACCACCTCACCTACTGTGGATAGAGACGAGCTGATGGCACCCCCATGCCGGATTGAGGTGGCAGTCCAGCCATGAATGACAGCCCCgcacttccaggttgtcgTTACGCAGCTGAACCTTGAATCTAGGATTCGGCTTGCAGAGGAAAAACACCACGGCAACATTTATGTACCGTGTAGAGTACCAGAGAAGCCATCTCCTGGTGACGACGTACTGCGCGATAAGCCAGCCATGCTGCTCCCTTGCGTCCTCACCTCACACCACAGAGTGCACGAGAACGACGAGCCCCTCATTGTTTGTTCCACCCGAAACGGTGCGGGAGCGAGGGGCGGCTCTCCCGGCTCCGTAATGCACGGAGTAGCCGTAGACTACGGAGTCGATCAGCCGCTCGCCATTGGCAACACAGCCTCGACGATGGCAAATTCCAGCCCCTTTTTTCTGAGGGGTTGCCGAAGGAGATTCAAGACAGAGAAGCAACCCCGTCACGTGGCGCTAACCGAAAATCGTCAATCTCCAGTGCCCCGGCAACCTGGTCACCGTTCATCAAAAGGTTTCACCGATCAACAAGAATGAAACCCCGAAATATCTCATCAAATACCAACACCATGGTATTTGAACTGATGAAGAAATAGTAACAGCACCATCGACACCTGATCTTGCATATCCGTACATACAACAACACTGCGTCACTGGGCCCTATTCCCCCATGCCAAGGATTCCCTCCTTTATGTCTGCCCTAAGTGCGCTGAAGTCTGATGCGTCTCGGGCAGCATATCCTTCATCTGCGACATCACAAATTTGGCCGCCTTGTTCGTATCCAGATGTTACACATATTCAACCCATGACAAATACtatgggttagggttatggCACCTTCATGAGTCGATCCGGGTAAAGAGTTGACCTTTCGCAGCTCATGAGATACCGTAGCATCTATCTCATGGCTCACAATCTGAACACCCCGGGCATATCCCGAGACAATCAGTTTTGTATTTGGGTGACTATCGTTGGATCGAcgtcttgtggtggtgattatGAAGGCTCGTCTTGCTGCAGTAGGGGTGATGGGATAGCCAATGCCAGGGTGAGCAGGGCCAGGAGTGGGATTCTCATCGTGACTGATGCTGACTGTGCAACTCTGAGAGAATTTCTCAGTTGGTGGATATATTCCAATCCCTCGACTGGCTCCCAACCGTCATGCTACCTTTGATGAACATGAAAAACCTGCATCTCTTTCAGGCTCGTTCTTTCCGTTCGATCCCCCCTCGCTCTTTCCACCTTCCACTGTTGTTGCCAatcgctccttcctctttccAGCACCGTTCTTTCCAATTTcactccttcctccccttggTCCTTCCGCCATCGTTGTTCCTTCCACTAGTGTCCTTCTCATCGTTCCTTCCACCTCACTTCTTCCCCCACTtactcccccttccccttctccctccctcccttctcacccgcaaacaaacaaatccaaaccctcaccaccgccggcccAGCAGCAGAAACAGCAACAGCCCAATCAAACAGattccacccccccacccccaaaaacctcTCCCATCCCCCGACAGCCTGCACGGCAGAGACGTGATAGACAAAATCACTGATTAACATCCCCCAGCACATGAGCTTCCACAACTTCAGATCATCGTAGAGCCATAGAATGACTGATTCGTTGAAGGCAAACACCAGCCATGCGCCTGCCAACTGAGTGTAGAGGTATTGATTctggggggagaaggggggggaccatgaggggggatgggggcggACGATGGCGCTGTGgtatgaggagggggtgaagagggttAGGTAGGCGCCGTTTAGGGCGCCGAGGGGttccaggaggaggaggacgaggcggagggggagggggatggttgTGGATGCTTTGGGTGGGGACATGGTGGGGTGAATAATGGATACCTAGGTTCTGGGAGTTGAGAGTTGagttgagagggagggtttaGAGGTTTCGACGTGTGCTGTGGGAGGTAGGTTGTTTCTTTATTCGACATGGGTCTCTGAGGTCAGAGTCTGAGGTAAGCCCTAATAGCAAGGAGGTTTGCGGGGGTGTTAGAGGTGGCGATGGCTCAGATCGGACTTTTGTGGTAGCACAGCCGAAGAAGCGTTCTGACAGCGATGCCAGTGGCCTGGATCGTGATTGTGGCTGCATTTGGTGTGTGGCATCTTCAAGGTGTGGTGATCGTGGAGGTGTGAGATCGAAGGATTGGATTGGAGCGGCTGACACGGGGGTGAGCTGTGGCTGGTGATTACTTGTCAAAGCTGCAATGTTTCAAGCACCCACGCTACATGGTGAATTTTGAGAAGGAGCTGTCGGTAATGTGGTAATGTGGTAATGTGTCAAGTTGTCAATGTGTTGATCTGCTAAAGAGCATacttccccccttcctggcatctctctctcacctcaccttctcctcacTTTAACCCTCATCGGCATCCCCCCCTTCGGATGTcccgccaaccccccaaccataTAAACCCTCTGTCCCcacaacctcttccccccctccataaACACGCTCTCGTCCACCTCAAAATCAAACTCCCTTACCGTCAGCCCCAGTATCATCCTCAACTCCATCATTGCCAGCTCCTGCCCTATACACGCCCTCGGTCCCAGCTCAAACGGCCGGAAGGCGTTCTTGCCTACATATaactcctccccttcttttgCGAGGAACCTCTCTGGGAGGAATTCTTCGTTGCGGGGGAAATACTCCTCTAATTTGTGGGTGGCAAATGTCGcgccgatgacgaggaacCCGTCGGTGGGGTAGGTCTTGCCTGTTTTGTGGTTGTGAAGGGTTACGTCTGGGCGGCCTTGACGGACAGTCAGGGCAGGAGGGAAGATGCGGAGGGTTTCTTTGATTACGGCTGTTGTATAAACCAAGGAGTTCAAGAGTTGAGGGTTGGCGGCGATTTTAGCTGCTGCTTGAGAGGGGTCAGGGCCGAGGATGGCGTCGTGTTCAGAGCGGAGTTTAGCCAGACATTGGGGGTTCTGGGACAAGAGGTAGTAAGCGAAACAGAggctggtggcggtggtgtcgtgGCCGGCGAAGATGAAGATTttgaggtgggggatggtgCGGTTGAGGAAGGCTTCGAGGTCGACCTTGGGGTTGGAGTCGGGGTTCTCGGCCAGGTAGGCTTtgacggcgagggagaggatggtcttgtggagggtggtggaggtttcGTTGGAGAGGTTCTCTCTTACGGCTGGGGCGAGGATGTTACGGATGATGCGCTCTAGTCGCCAGAGGTCATAGAGACGGAAGGGGTTCAAGAGTTTGACGAGGGCGTCGGGGGTTCGGTTGGGGATGAGCCATTTGACCTGGTCGGCGATTGCTTTTTCAAGAGGGTTGCCTTCTGCTTGGCACTTGAAGTTGTTGCCCCTGAACAGGTGAGTAAATGGTCACTCAAGCAGCTGGCAAGTAGGCTCTGCTCGACTCACAAGACAGCACGACCAATGACATCAATCGTCAAATTTATAGCCAACTGCTGCATCTTGACGACCTCCCCCGACATGGCAACCTTCCTCAGATGCCTCTTGAAAATATCGATCTCCTCAATGAACTCCGGAGCCATCGTCGCAACATTTTTGGCAGAGAAACCGGGGTTGTAAATCGCCCGCCATCTTTTCCACTCAGGCCCATCCATCGTCAACAAGTCCTTACCCTGGAACATGGGTTTGAACATATCTTTCAGCTGATTCGATTTGGGGAGAGTCTTTGCCAACACCTGCTGATTGGAAAACTGAGACACTATCTCGGGATCCATAACATAGAGAATGGGATCAATCATCGGCCAGACATCCATCACGATAACGCCatcttttataatatctGAGTGTTGGCGCAGAAATAGTGACGTGAGTGTTAGGCGGTTGATCTCCATTGGGACATCTTTGAAGGCTTTGCCGCTTTCAATCATGTGGCCAAAGATGAAGTGGTGAGGCATGCCCGGCTGCAGACAAGGTTAGTGAGATCCCATCCATGTATCAGGAAGTAGCGAAACTGACTGTGTTGGTATCTTTGGCGTACTTTCGGATCTTCATGCGTACGGTGTAGAGCCGGTAAACAAATCGAACAAGAAGGAGCACAACGATGTAGCCGGCTGTCCTGCCCACCAGGGCAAAGGAAAGCGATGCCATCTTGGAGTACCTAGTTCAGCTTTTCGCCTGGCTCAAGGAAAGGCGAGGAGCAaaatcaaaaagaaaaaattgTTGATGCTCCGGGGGCAAGTTGAATTTATGGTATTGGTCTAGACACGACCGGGGAGCGGCCAAGGATGCTGACATTCTTTCCTAGATGTCACCATGATATGCAAAACCCATGCGCCAACGACCAACAACGACCAACAACGTTGACTAGCTCCAACAGCAACCGGGAAACACGCGTGTTCAGATGCATAGAGTCACAATAACGCTGGCGTTATCTGCCTAGAAGTCGCTCCAGGTGACAGCGCTTACAACCAAGGGCTAAATTAGAAGTTGCCACTTTGGCAGCGTCCTTGAAGCCTGCCAATGTTGGTAGGTAGCCAGCCTGATTTGACTATGAAAGGAGTTTGGCTAGCTAGCAGGGCATGGCGTGTCTTATCCGGTGTGGTCTAGCCGTCCTAGGCAAAACATTCGAAAACATTACAATATACGAAAATCGCAGCCAAAAACTGGGCCTGTTTCTTGCCAAGTAATACAGCAATATCTCAACCTACCCACGTATAATTGATGATGGTTTGAATGATGCTCCAATTCCCAGACCTTCGTAATCGCTGGCTTCCAAAGGCCTGGTACTTACCATTGAATTATGAGGCCCCATTGAACCATAAGCGCATTGAACTGTGAGGGCCTATTGAACTGTGAGGGTCACTGCCCATTGAACTGCGGCCACCGCAGCCATCGCCAAACCACCGATTGTAGCGTCATGGCCAGGATCTCAGGTCTCAATTGTTCAGGCCCGTCAAGTACGAACCTTTGGCAAATACAAGACGAGAGCACTGACAATGGGAAAACCCAGTTTTCCCATGCAAAATGTGGCTTTTGCGATGTTCATACACCCAAAGGTTAATTTCTGCCCAATTTGCCCAGGACGATTAGACCACACCGGATAAGACGCGCCATGCCCTGCTGGCTAGCCAGACTCTATAAAAGTCTATCTGATGTGTCCTGCCTGGGATGAACATGAAGTCTACCCAAGCACACTCGGCGTTATGCAAGGTCGACACTGAACCCGAACCTAGCCAGAGAACCGGAACACCACGTACACACGACAAGGCAAATCAGATCAAGAAGCGAAGTGTTGTGATTCAGCCCTGCGGCTTATGATTGCTGCATTACATTTGCAAATATATTCCAAAAGCTAAATGCCTACCCAATAGATATGCCAAAAATATTTCCAAACATGTGTATCATTTGCCCCCAAAAAAGCTTTCATCATCTATGTTCATTgactcccccttccccgaaAACTATCCATCTCAAAAGAAGAGTgtacttttttaaagaagAACAGCAGCCAAACCAGCCACCGCAGCGAGCAGACCCTCAACAGGGCCAACAGCACGGCCAGCACCGGCTGTCACTGGGGTGTTGGTTGTGGAAGGGAGGTCAGTCACAGCGGGAACGGTGACTGTGCCGAAGGAGGTCGGaacaacgacgacggggGGCTCAACATCGGGACCGCCGGTGACATCAGGGCCGTCAGTAACGACGGGGGGCTCCTCGCCGCCAGGACCGCCAGTGACGAtgggctcctcctcttcggtggtggtagggGGAACCTCTGGACCGGGGCCGCCGGTAACCTCGGGACCATCGGTGACGACGGGAGGCTCCTCCTCAGGCTCCCCGGTGGTGGTAGGAGGAACTTCGGGACCACCAGTGACCTCAGGGCCGTCCGTGACAACAGGgggctcctcctcatcagtgCTGGTAGGGGGAACCTCGGGGCCGGGGCCGCCAGTGACCTCAGGACCGTCGGTGACGATGGGGGGGGTgacctcgccgccctcggtggtggtggggacggCAGGAACGTCAGTCACGGGgcagacggtggtggtgacgatggtCTCGGTGGTGACAATGACGACGCCGCCAGTGGGGCAGGCGGGAACAGTCGAGGGGCACTGGGTGATGGTCTTgaccgtggtggtggtgatggtgctggtggtccactcctcggtggtggtggtgccggtgctgTCCTcgtctttggtggtggtaatggtGGGGGTATCGGTCACGCTGGGTTCCTCGGTAGGCTCATCGGTGGGAGTAGCAGTTGGCTCCTCGGTGGGCTCCTCGGTGGGCTCGGCAGTAGGAGTGGCAGTGGGCTCCTCGGTCTCGGTGGGAGTAACAGTAGGCTCCTCGGTTGGCTCGTCAGTAGGAG from Podospora pseudopauciseta strain CBS 411.78 chromosome 6, whole genome shotgun sequence includes:
- the YPK2 gene encoding Serine/threonine-protein kinase (COG:T; EggNog:ENOG503NU9W), yielding MSWKLTKKLKETHLGPLTSTFSRSPSTSTITDKDSKSQGDISGAVTPTNENTIAASEALTQAPVVAPPKPGILVVTLHEGQGFSLPEQHRASFNNPAHGGNSLSTGNALNMSSSIRPSSSSRTSGFMGRPQTSGGFSGIPTNHGRISSKYMPYALIDFDKLQVFVNSVEGTPENPLWAGSNTQYKFDSW
- a CDS encoding hypothetical protein (EggNog:ENOG503P8UI); translated protein: MSPPKASTTIPLPLRLVLLLLEPLGALNGAYLTLFTPSSYHSAIVRPHPPSWSPPFSPQNQYLYTQLAGAWLVFAFNESVILWLYDDLKLWKLMCWGMLISDFVYHVSAVQAVGGWERFLGVGGWNLFDWAVAVSAAGPAVVRVWICLFAGEKGGREKGKGE
- the PGI1 gene encoding glucose-6-phosphate isomerase (COG:G; BUSCO:EOG09261RWJ; EggNog:ENOG503NW61), with translation MAPASSLSAWSDLHSHHESVGKNIVLKDAFKNDPKRFDKFTRKITLPADISSGSNGTDIIFDFSKNLITEETLDKLVKLAEEAGVEKKRDAMFAGGKINFTEGRAVYHAALRNVSNQTMKVDGVDVMNTKGGVNDVLEHMRVFSEQVRSGEWKGYTGKKLTTIINVGIGGSDLGPVMVTEALKHYGAKDMTLHFVSNIDGTHIAEALANSDPETTLFLIASKTFTTAETTTNANTAKSWFLEKTGGKGDIAKHFVALSTNESEVTKFGIDAANMFGFESWVGGRYSVWSAIGLSVALYVGFDNFHKFLAGAHAMDQHFQQAPLRENIPAIGGLLSVWYSNFYGAQTHLVAPFDQYLHRFPAYLQQLSMESNGKTITSDGSPAKYTTGPILFGEPCTNAQHSFFQLVHQGTKLIPSDFILAAKSHNPVSDNLHQKMLASNYLAQAEALMVGKTAEEVRAEGNVPEELVPHKVFMGNRPTTSILVGGAIGPAELGALIVYYEHLTFTEGAVWDINSFDQWGVELGKVLAKKILKEIDEEGAGSGHDSSTGGLLGAFKAYGGF
- a CDS encoding hypothetical protein (COG:Q; EggNog:ENOG503P14D): MPHHFIFGHMIESGKAFKDVPMEINRLTLTSLFLRQHSDIIKDGVIVMDVWPMIDPILYVMDPEIVSQFSNQQVLAKTLPKSNQLKDMFKPMFQGKDLLTMDGPEWKRWRAIYNPGFSAKNVATMAPEFIEEIDIFKRHLRKVAMSGEVVKMQQLAINLTIDVIGRAVLGNNFKCQAEGNPLEKAIADQVKWLIPNRTPDALVKLLNPFRLYDLWRLERIIRNILAPAVRENLSNETSTTLHKTILSLAVKAYLAENPDSNPKVDLEAFLNRTIPHLKIFIFAGHDTTATSLCFAYYLLSQNPQCLAKLRSEHDAILGPDPSQAAAKIAANPQLLNSLVYTTAVIKETLRIFPPALTVRQGRPDVTLHNHKTGKTYPTDGFLVIGATFATHKLEEYFPRNEEFLPERFLAKEGEELYVGKNAFRPFELGPRACIGQELAMMELRMILGLTVREFDFEVDESVFMEGGKRLWGQRVYMVGGLAGHPKGGMPMRVKVRRR